The genomic window GTAGATGCGGGAGTGCCCCTTCTAAACTGTTTGTATCCAAACTTAAGATCTGCACTGATGAATTTACTAAAACTTCTGATGACCCTTCAAAGCCAGTTAACAAATTATCTGTAATGAACACTGAGCTCAGACGAGGAAGGCTCCATAACCACTCTGGAAATTTCCCACTGATTCTATTGTTGGATAAGGCAATATACTCCAAATTATGAAGGGTCTTGAAGACGTTAGGGAAATCACTGATGTCGCAATGCTCCAAACGCAACACTTCCAGGGTAGATGGAATGTATGAATCCAAAGTTAAACTAGCCTTTGATATCCAATCACCGGAAAGATCGAGGAGCAACAAAGATttgagagaggagaagagacTTAAGTCAATTGGGTAGCTTGTGTTTAGGAAAGAAAGGTCGAGCTCTTTGAGGTTGATGAGCTTTGAGATAGGCTCTAGGATTTTTCCTTCGAAATGGTTTTCACCTAGGTGCAAACTCTCTAGCCTTGATGACGAAGATGAGTTAGGAACTTCAATTGAACCGTTGAGATTGTTTCCTTTTAATGAAAGATAGGATAAGAAAGGCATagtgaagagagaagaagggatTGTTCCAGAGAAGTGATTACCAAAAAGATGTAGAATGGAGAGCTTGGTTAGATTTTGTACAAGCGGAAGACTACCAGTGAAGTGGTTCAAGGGAAGGTACAACTCGGTTAACTGGGTTAGGTTACTAATAGTGGGAGGAACTTGACCGAAGAAGCTATTAGAGGAAACATCCAAGACCTCTAGTTTGTTGAGATTGCCAAATTCATAAGGGAGTGAAGAGGAGGTGAAGTTGTTGTAACGGAGATTAAGGTAAATGATGTGGTGCAACTCAAAGAGGCTACTATTGGGATTCAAAATTCCAGAGAAGTGATTATAAGAAACATCTAAAACTCTGAGCTTGCGTAGATTCCGCGCAAATGATAAACTACCAGTGAGGTCATTATTGGAAAGGACTAAGGCGGAAAGCATGCTTAGGTTACTAAATGAAAAAGGAACTTGGGCGAGGAAGCCACTACTTGAAAGAGACAATACCTCTAAGTTGTTGAGCATTCCAAACTtggaagaaattgaagagGAGGTGAAGTTGTTATGAGGGAGAAGAAGGGAACGGAGATGATGAAACTGGAAAAGGCTACTGTTAGGTTTCAGAGTTCCGCTAAGACATGCCCTGAGTTGTAGCATCGTGACCGCACCCGTGGAGTCATCGCACCACACTCCATTCCAAGGGTCACTATGGTTGCAAGCACGAGTATCAAACTCGTTCTTGAACTGCGTAAAGGCTTGAATCTGGTGGGGACCACAAGCACCAAGACCAACAACAGGGTTATTAAAAGTGAAGAAGCTTGAAGGAGAGACACAAGATAGTAAGAGTAGCAAGAGAAAATTCAAACTGAAAAGCAATTCAGACATGATGAAAACAGCTTTGAAAGAAAGAATGGATTTTGATATAAGaaatgtgagagagaagatTGGTATAAATAAAGATAGAATGTGGTTTTGCATAGTGGAAGCAGTGAGAGCTAAGTGAAGTCGTCATTGAAGTGAAATCGACGTTAGATGACTTTTCTAATGTATATTTTGGACTGGAATCACATCACTTTGAAATTATACATTATGTTCAAAATCACAAGAAGAATAATGAGGGTGATATTGACCCCAACATGTGTTACACACCAAGCTTATATTGGTGAGTCAAGATCCTACCACAAATGTCCAACTGATATTGACCCCTACATGTGTTACACACCAAACTGCTGCACCATCAGCTAACGGAATAGGAATCTTCCTTGGTTAAGATCTTTGTGACGTGaggaaataaaagttttgaaaataacGCCAAAAAAATAGGctgaattattatttatgaaatcacaatcaaaatgttatttacctaagaaacaaaactggACACGAAAGCAAGCTAGCAAAGTTTTTTACACGTAATGGAAGATAGAAAAACTATCCACAATATTCCATATCATTTGAGGAAATATTGcgttaaaaactaaaattaagtGACCAAGTGAAAATTTGGTGATTCTCACTTCCGTCACTGCACAGTGCATAGTGCCTCCAGAACCAGAAGCTTCCTTCTTCAGATAACAAACAAGTTCACTCACATACAATTGCGACGGTCACACGCCTTCAATTACCTCGTCGAAAATGGCTTCAGTGAGTCTCCCTTCTCAATCCGAACACGTTCTCTTTGTGCCTGGATTCGCGGAAATATGAGTTTCGATTTCACTCTACTGAAAACGTTGGGATTTATCTTCATCTCTGTTTCTTAGTGTTCTGATTCCATTCAGCATTGTAGTTGATCCTTTATAGTATGAATATTTAGAAAGAGATTTAACCTGTTGGGGTTTgcttatatattaattagttcTTTGTAGtctaaaattcaattttcagTTTCAGATGTTTCGTCTCTCCCCATTGACTCTTCCCTGCCTCTCTGCCACTTTTTTTATTCGTtagggaaaaaacaaaagatgtaTATGAATATGCTACGTAGAATTCACCATTcttatttatagaaaacaaaatagacaCAAAAGCATCAGTTTATAGATAAAGATACAAGAAAGGTAAAGAAATGCTTACAATACAATACCAACAACAACTTGACAAACATTGAAGgatcaaactcaaaaccaagaaaaagatCTTAACGGTTTCTGCTCTTAATCAGACAAGCTAGCCACTCTGGTTTGTATGAAGCAATGAGTTGTGCTATTGCCAATCCAAGTAACACTCCAACCCCATACCCTATTGCCACGCCTTCCCAGTTCAACACTTGTTcctgttcttcatcttcttcttctttaaactGATGTGCTGGTGGTGCATTAGTCCCAAAGCATCTTTGTTGAAGAGGCAAACCACAAAGCCCTGCATTTCCTTCAAATGACGATTTAGGTTGCCCAGTTATCTGTGTTCCTTGTGGTATTTCACCGTTGAGTTGGTTGTGAGACACGTTCACGTACGCCAAAAACGAGAGAGTCCCTAGTCCATTAGGAATGGTCCCTGAGAGTTGGTTACTTGATAGGTCTAGTGACTCGATCTTCACAAGATTGGCCAAAGACAGAGGAATATGGCCTGTGAAGGCGTTGTTCGATAAGTTGAGTGCGATTAGTGCCTTTAAGAGACCGATAGATTCAGGAATTTCTCCTTCAAGTCTGTTTCCAGAAAGATCAATGGTGGCTGAGGAAGTAAGAACCCACTTTTGCTCCATAGATAGACCTTTATATTGTAAATCTATAGTTGCCAGATAGCTGAGGTAATAAATCCCGTAAACAACCTTGCTATATACCATATATAGACCTTGATCTTCATTCATCGTGAGTGATGATGCTTTCCagttcacaaaaaaatcttGGGGCAAGCTTCCGGTTAGTTTATTACCAGCTATCTCAAGTATCCGCAGCTCAGGAAAACCCAGAGAGCCTTGATTTGGAGGAGATAGAGGACCATAGAATTTGTTTGAACTGAGGAGAAGGACTTGCAATTTCGGTAAAACCTTAAGGTAAAAAGGAAATGTATCTTCGATTCCGTTGTGGTCCACACTAAGAAACTGTAGAGCTGAGCAATTTAGAAGAGACCTTGGAAGCTTTCCCGTTAATCGATTGTAGCCAACGTCGAGTGACCGTAGAGGTGCATCGGCAAAATAAGTGTCTGGAATACTTCCTTCCAAGTTGTTCTTCCGGAGATTCAAAAATAGTAAGTTACTGAGACATGGCGGAATTGGACCggtgaagttgttgtatcTTAAATCAAGGACATCAAGCGAGCTTCTATTGCAGATTGAAAGAGGTATGTCGCCTTTGAATCTATTGTATCTTGCAGAGAAGTAGATGATAGAGAGTGGTAGATGCGGAAGTGCCCCTTCTAAACTGTTTGAATCCAAAACTAAGATCTGCACCGAtgaatttactaaaatttcTGATGAACCTTCGAAGCCAGTTAACAAATTATCTCCAATGAACACTGAGCTCAGACGAGGAAGGCTCCATAACCACTCTGGGATTTTCCCACTGACTCTATTGTTGGATACGTCAATACACTCCAAATTCGGAAGGCTCTTTAAGATGTTTGGGAAATCACTGATGTTGCACTGCTTCATATACAATGCTTCCAAGGTCAATGAGATGTATGAATCCGAACTTAAACCTGCCTGAGATATCCAATCACCGGTAAGATCGAGGACCAACAAGGATTtgaaagaggaaaagagaCTTAAGTCAATTGGGTAGCTTGTGCTTAGGAAAGAAAGGTCGAGCTCTTTGAGGTTGATGAGCTTTGAGATAGGCTTTAGgatttttccttcaaaatgGTTTTTACCTAGGTACAAACTCTCTAGCCTTGATGACGAAGAGGAGTTAGGAACTTCAATTGAACCGTTGAGATTGTTTCCTTTTAATGAAAGATAGGATAAGAAAGGCATagtgaagagagaagaagggatTGTTCCAGAGAAGTGATTACCAAAAAGTGCTAGAATGGAGAGCTTGGTTAGATTTTGTACAAGTGGAAGACTACCAGTGAAGTCGTTCAAGGGAAGGTACAACTCGGTTAACTGGGTGAGGTTACTAATTGTGGGGGGAACTTGACCGAAGAAGCTATTAGAGCTAACATCCAATAACTCTAGTTTGTTGAGATTGCCAAATTCATACGGGAGTGTAGAGGAGGTGAAGCTGTTAGAACCGAGACTAAGGTAAGTGAGGTGGTGCAACTCAAAGAGGCTACTATTGGGATTCAAAATTCCAGAGAAATGATTATAAGAAACATCTAAAACTCTGAGCTTGCGTAGATTCCGCACAAATGATAAACTACCAGTGAGCTCGTTATCGGAAAGGTCTAAAGCGGAAAGCATGCTTAGGTTACTGAATGAAAAAGGAACTTGGCCGAGGAAGCCACTACTTGAAAGAAACAATACCTCTAATTTGTTGAGCATTCCAAACTtggaagaaattgaagagGAGGTGAAGTTGTTATGGATGAGAAGAAGGGAACGAAGCTCATGAAACTGGAAAAGACTACTGTTGGATTTCAGAGTTCCACTGAGACAGGCCATGAATTGTATCTTCGTGACTGCGCCCGTAGAGTTATCGCACCACACTCCATTCCAAGGGGAACTATGGTTGCAAGCACGAGTATTAAACTCGTTCTTGAACTGCGTAAACGCTTGAATCTGGTGGGGACCACAAGCACCAAGACCAACAACAGGGTTATTAAAAGTGACGAAGCTTGAAGGGGAGACACAAGAGAGTAAGAGGAGCAAGAGAAAATTCAAACGGAGAAGCAATTCAGACATGATGAAAACAGCTTTGAAAGAAAGAATGGATTTTGGTATAAGaaatgtgagagagaagatTGGTATAAATAAAGATAGGAAGTAGTTTTGCATAGTGGAGCACAAATTGACTTGGAAGAAGTTAGAGGTAAGTGAAGTCGTCTTTGTATTCGGGCTTGGAGAAGTGAAATCCACGttagataatttttctttaagtgTAATTTGGATTGGAACCACATCACTTTGAAAGTTCTCACATATATGTTCAAAATTACACGAATAAGCTTGGCATAAGGACAAACACATTGGATACGTTTGATTATTGGAGACGTTTCGTAACCCGACGTGCTTTGACGAAGGAGAATTGGcgttgttttgatttgtttgtcgagtatcaaattttgaagttGGTGAGGACTGACGAGGCAAAGTGAAAGTGGTCAgataatggagaagatgatggttTTAGCTAACAAAAGATCGTTAAACCGATTAGGAGTAGGAGATATGCGGTAAAGAGgatttgaaaatgatgaagaagatgatagtttcatttttcttttacttgaaTGATTTTCTCCATTGGAGGATCACGAGCACACTTGCGGGTTACAGCGTCAGATAATAGGGGTGACTGGTGAGTCAAGAAGATTCTACCACAAATTACCAACTGATATTGTGGCCTTTAAattatgtcattttttttttgtcgtaaaTTATGTCATTTATGTAttactataattttttaaataaatagaataaaactaagaatattttcatgattgttGTAGACCTCGTGAACTATTTAAATAGtttctattcttttatatatttttataaataaataaaattttagattatttttttcttttcttctaggATTATCAAATTTTCCTCAGATGAATTtcaaattattcttttttttttggtagtttCAAATTATTCTTAGTAAActcaattaaaataaacttaATATTCTAGAGTAAgtttatatctatattttttcaaacGTACGGAAAATCTAGACAATAATTCCACCGTATCATTTGACGAAACATTGcgttaaaaacttttaaaaaaatttgacgAAGCAAAATATtgagttgaaaagaaaatttcacttCCGTCACTGCACAGTGGTGCCTCTAGAAGATTCCTTCTTCGAAACAAACAATTGCGACGGTCACACGCCTTCAATTACCTCGTGGAACATGGCTTCAGTGAGTATTTCGAACACGTTCTCTTAATGCTTGGATTCGCGTATATATGAGTTTCAATCTCGCTCTCTTGACGGCGTAGTTTCGATctattttgtcatttttctaTCGGTACCGGTGACATTCATGGATAATCGTTCTGCTTCTGTTAAGGTTTTTGGGCGTTTGTGCGTATATTAAGGTTCCTTGCCAATGAATATCTGAAGATAGTTTTCGTTTCTGTCGAATGGATGCATGTTGGATTAgaattttctctattttactCATTGATGCATCTCTCGGTTGAATTTATCTTGATCTATGTATTGGCTTGTTTGTGAGAATTGAGAATGCATTGTAATTGAGACTTTGCTTGGAAGTGAAAAATTTACTTTGCTACAACCAAACTTTTAGCATGAATTGTTGATGTCTTTAGCTTGCTTTGCCTCTTGTATTTGAAGTTAGGTGATATATGAAAACCATTTAGtgtcttttatttatatttgttgatGGACCTGACAatagattctcttcttttcgtGCAGCCTATTGCGTTGTTGCGGCAGATTCTCAACAAGAGATATGGTGGTGAACAAAAtaccaaagaaaataacattgtCATTTAAGTGTCTGTGGATTCGGTTTTAACTGAGTTACTTGTTCCCCAGGTCTTAACTAAAGGATGACATTGAGTACTGTGTGGATCTTCCTTTAGAAGATCAGCAAACTTGCCAAGGTTAAGGCTCATGTGACCGAAGTGAAATAATGGAGAGGTCAGAATCATATATCCATGTCAATCTCacaattttaaatatcattaaCTTGAGAATATATGTCATGTATGCCTTGAATTTTCAATGCTCCTTGCGCACTTCTGCCAAACTGATTGAGCTTTATGTAATTCATTAACTTGCAGGCTCTTGATCGCAGTGAAAAAATTGAGCTTCTAGTGGACAAAATCCGAGAACCTTTGTTCACAGGTTAGTAACTTACCTTTCACTCATATGTGAGCTTTTTGATACAAGCATATCTTCTTTCTAATTGTCATGCTCTTTTATCTCGAATTCTGATATCTATAGGCACAAGATTCCAGAGCGCCAGGAACGAAAATGACAAGATGTGGTTTCAGAACATGAAGATTAAGCTCATAGTCCTTggtatcatcatcttcctctcgGTTAATTCTCATCGTCATCATCGCGTTAATTCTCATAATTCCCATATTGCTCTACAAGTTGATGGGAAACTCTTCCCGGTATAtgtccttctttttcttttttttggtggtctCTTTCTTATgtatttcatttgattttgttaggGATAAAGAAATAGGATGAATTAGTACTGAAATATGATCGTAGACAAAGTAACTTTTCACACCAATATCATCCTTACACTCAAGCTGTCTAATGTAACCAATGGGAAGTATGTCTAGCCTTGGACCAGACTAGTTGCTAGTTAGTTATAATAAAAAGTACGCAGCTCGGTGTcttgaagaaatggaaggaTTTATTGGTTGACTGTTGCATTATCAGGGTATTTGGGACAAAGATTGTTGTGATAATCCATTCTGGCGAGTCTTATGAAATCGTCAAAGTAGTTCAGCTCTGGGAAATCTCCGGTGCAGTTGACGAATCCGGGTGACCACACTCTTCTCTTTCAGACGCCAAAAGGGATAATAGAGATATGTCCTCGTACCCCATTTAAACCGAGAAGTGCAGTGTTTGTGACGCTTATCAACtgacagaaaaacaagaggGGATCACAAAGAGCATCCATATGATTGTCAGAGACGGAGAAAGATTTATCATGGCactctcctctgttttttttttttataatgctTTGGAGATGAATAAGATAATGAAGAAGAGGTAAAAGGTAGATGAGAATAATAGGTGaatggtttttgtttaagtctTGGTTTTGTATGAGttcaaaaaaggaaaagaaaactaaggtttctttttgtttatctgaAACTTTATGTCCGAAGGGAAATCTCTTTGGAATTAGGTGGGTTAGGAGGTCTTAGTCTTCGAATAGACAGTAGACAATCGGAGTATTAAGTTATCTTAAAGATTTCTTTCTACTTGTTTGTtataataatttcatttttgtctGTAGGACGACCTAAAAGAATTGTCGATGCAAGAACTTTAGTTGGAAAAGTCAGGCAACGTAGAAAAGGGGATATTAGTATACTAACGCAGAAAATCTCCAAATGGGTTCAAAATCGACTAATGAAgaaaatttcttaaagaaagaagaaagacatgACCGTAATCTCCACTTTCTTTGTCAGCTTCAGACAAATGTGAACGCATCAAAAGGTATGTGCAAATAATAGAAAGTGGAACAAGGCAAAGACTTTTTAGTATTTACCATGGAAACTGAACGATGTTGATGGTGATGACAGGTTCAATGGTAAGTAAGACTTCCATACCCTGAAGATGACTTGATGGAAATTGTGTGTGCCAAAGTTGTTGGAGACAGAGCAAGACTTTTTATACCTCTCACTAGGAGTAAGGTATGTCTTAACACTGCTAAAAACCAACATAGAaagattgaaaagaaaagaaaattgtgaCTTGGTTAGTGAGATAGTTATTGGTGATTAGCATGGTGTATAGGTTGGGAGTTTACAGTTGTGGAACGTAGGGGATTATAGTTTTGGTATGTGTCATAGTGGAACTAAGAGGCTGaagatcaacaagtcttgttgAGACATATAAGCAATGAGTTATATTCTGTTTCAGTCTATTAATTTCAGTGTTTATTtaggaaaaaatcaaatatgtatAAGCAATTAGATATGCTACGTAGAATTCACCATTCTtcttatatagaaaacaaaacagacaaAAACATCAGATAAAGATGACAAACTTAAGGAAATGCTTCAATACAATACCAACAACAACTTGACAAATATTGAAGGTTAatactcaaaaccaaaaaaagatcGTAACGGGTTTCTGCTTTTAACCAGACAAACTAGCCACTCTGGTTTGTATGAAGCAATGAGTTGTGCTATCGCCAATCCAAGTAACACTCCAACCCCATACCCTATTGCCACTGCTTTCCAGTTTAACTCTTGCTCATCTTCttccgcttcttcttcttctttaggcTTCTGTGCTGGTGGCGCGTTAGTCCCAAAGCAACTTTCTTGAAGAGGAAAACCACAAAGCCCTGCATTTCCTTCGAAGGACGATTTAGGTTGCCCAGTTATTTGTGTTCCTTGTGGTATTTCACCGTTGAGTTGGTTGTGAGACACGTTCATGTACGCCAAAAACGAGAGAGTCCCTAGTCCATTAGGAATTGTCCCTGAGAGTTGGTTACTTGATAGGTCTAGTGACTCGATCTTCTTAAGATTAGCCAAAGACAGAGGAATATGGCCTGTGAAGGCGTTGTTCGATAAGTTGAGTGCGATCAATGCCTTTAAGAGACCGAGAGATTCAGGAATTTCTCCTTCAAGTCTGTTTCCAGAAAGATCAATGGTGGCTGAGGAAGTAAGGACGTTCTCCTGCTCCATAGATAGACCTTTATATCGTAAATCTATAGTTTCATAATAGGTGAGGTGATAGTTCCCGAAAATAACCTTGCTATATACCATATATAGACCCAGATCTTCATTCATTGTGTGTGATGATGCTTTccaattcacaaaaaaatctgGGGGCAAGCTTCCGGTTAGTTTATTACCAGCTATCTCCAGTATCCGCAGCTCAGGAAAACCCAGAGGACCTTGATTAGGAGGAGATAGAGGACCATAGAATTCGTTTGAACTGAGGAGAAGGACTTGCAATTTCGGTAAAGCCTTAAGGTAAAAAGGAAATGTATCTTTGATTCCGTTGTGGTCCACACTTAGAAACTGTAGAGCTGAGCAATTTATAAGAGACCTTGGGAGCTTCCCTGTTAATCGATTGTAACCAACGTCGAATGATCGTAGAGGCGTATCCACATAATACTTGTCAGGAATACTTCCTTCCAAGTTGTTCTTTCGGAGTTTCAAATACAATAAGTTACTCAGACATGGAGGAATTTGTCCGCTGAAGTTGTTGTAGCTTAGATCAAGGACATCAAGCGAGCTTCTATTACAGATTGAAAGAGGTATGTCGCCTCCGAATCTATTGTCTATTGCAGAGAAATAGTTGATAGAGAGCGGTAGATGCGGGAGTGCCCCTTCTAAACTGTTTGTATCCAAACTTAAGATCTGCACTGATGAATTTACTAAAACTTCTGATGACCCTTCAAAGCCAGTTAACAAATTATCTGTAATGAACACTGAGCTCAGTCGAGGAAGGCTCCATAACCACTCTGGAAATTTTCCACTGATTCTATTGTTGGATAAGGCAATATACTCCAAATTATGAAGGGTCTTGAAGACGTTTGGGAACTCACTGATGTCGCAATGCTCCAAACGCAACACTTCCAGGGTAGATGGAATGTATGAATCCAAAGTTAAACTAGCCTTTGATATCCAATCACCGGAAAGATCGAGGAGCAACAAAGATttgagagaggagaagagacTTAAGTCAATTGGGTGGCTTGTGTTTAGGAAAGAAAGGTCGAGCTCTTTAAGGTTAACAAGCTTTGCGATAGGCTCTAGGATTTTTCCTAAATGGTTTTTCCCTAGGTACAAATGCTCTAGCCttgatgaggaagaggagTTAGGAACTTCAATAGAACCACTGagattgtttttatttaaataaattgatgATAAGAAAGGCATagtgaagagagaagaagggatTGTTCCAGAGAAGTGATTACCAAAAAGATGTAGAATGGAGAGCTTGGTTAGATTTTGTACAAGCGGAAGACTACCAGTGAAGTCGTTCAAGGGAAGGTACAACTCGGTTAACTGGGTTAGGTTACTAATAGTGGGAGGAACTTGACCGAAGAAGCTATTAGAGGAAACATCCAAGACCTCTAGTTTGTTGAGATTGCCAAATTCATAAGGGAGTGAAGAGGAGGTGAAGTTGTTGTAACGGAGATTAAGGTAAATGAGGTGGTGCAACTCAAAGAGGCTACTATTGGGATTCAAAATTCCAGAGAAGTGATTATAAGAAACATCTAAAACTCTGAGCTTGCGTAGATTCCGCACAAATGATAAACTACCAGTGAGCTCGTTTTTGGAAAGGTCTAAAGCGGAAAGCATGCTTAGGTTACTAAATGAAAAAGGAACTTGGGCGAGGAAGCCACTACTTGAAAGAGACAATACCTCTAAGTTGTTGAGCATTCCAAACTtggaagaaattgaagagGAGGTGAAGTTGTTATGAGGGAGAAGAAGGGAACGGAGATGATGAAACTGGAAAAGGCTACTGTTAGGTTTCAGAGTTCCGCTAAGACATGCCCTGAGTTGTAGCATCGTGACCGCACCCGTGGAGTTATCGCACCACACTCCATTCCAAGGGTCACTATGGTTGCAAGCACGAGTATCAAACTCGTTCTTGAACTGCGTAAAGGCTTGAATCTGGTGGGGACCACAAGCACCAGGACCTTCAGCAGGGTTATTAAAAGTGAAGAAGCTTGAAGGGGAGACACAAGAGAGTAAGAGTAGCAAGAGAAACGTCAAACGCAAAAGCGATTTAGACATGATGAAAACTTTGTAAGAAAGacttgattttgatattagaAATGTGAGAGAGGAGATaggtataaataaataaagataggACGTAATTCTGCATTGTGGAGCCCAAATTGACTTGGAAGAATTTAAGAGTTAAGTGAAGTCGTCTTTGTATTCGGGCTTGGAGAAGAGTATGTGGCTAAGTGGCTAAATAGCTACTCAAATCATGAAGTAAAATCCAccttagatatttttttaaacgtaTAATTTGGATAGGAATCACATCACTTTGAAATTTTTCACATCACTTTAAAATCCACTTTCAAAATCTCATGAATGAACTTGGCATAAGGACAAAGACATTGGAGAGACGTTTGTGGGACTGGGGAAGTTTAGTAACCCTACGTGCTTTTACGAAGGAGAATTGGCGTAAAGCAAATCTGCaatagtataattttattagaaaaataattgggTGAATCTTTTTTGATGGTGTGAATAGTGCACTctcaaaaaatcataatattcaattcaattatttcaaatgtatctatataaattcaaatgcatcaaaattaaaattaaaattaataaaatataaaaaatataacgTTTAATAAcacattttatataacaataatattacaTTGAGTAATTTAACACAcattaaaattaacattacAGTTATAAATATCTACATGAAATACATGAACAcacaagttttattttatgtttctttttaaatttatatataatttggtaTCACatgtaaaattttgtttttctaatattgtttgacataattgtttttgaaatgtatgttttatatttctttttgaagttttatcataataacaaattattgataatattaAAGATTATAATGTAAatacaaaacaagttttataaATAGATTTGAGGGTGTATTGTTCGAATAAGTGACCctcaaatactttttttttcatcatgaCCCTCAAATACTTATTTTGAAGGTTTGTCACCCTTAAAGTGATGATCATtattggagatgctctaagaGTCTATGAGCACAAGTAAGATATAGTGGGTTTATATAGTCTTAAAAAGTATATGTATTTGATTGGAAATGAAATTCGGATGGAAGATAAAATATGG from Arabidopsis thaliana chromosome 3, partial sequence includes these protein-coding regions:
- the RLP40 gene encoding receptor like protein 40 (receptor like protein 40 (RLP40); INVOLVED IN: signal transduction; LOCATED IN: endomembrane system; EXPRESSED IN: stem, sepal, leaf, stamen; EXPRESSED DURING: LP.04 four leaves visible, 4 anthesis, petal differentiation and expansion stage; CONTAINS InterPro DOMAIN/s: Leucine-rich repeat, typical subtype (InterPro:IPR003591), Leucine-rich repeat (InterPro:IPR001611); BEST Arabidopsis thaliana protein match is: receptor like protein 42 (TAIR:AT3G25020.1); Has 99455 Blast hits to 28572 proteins in 1045 species: Archae - 41; Bacteria - 5981; Metazoa - 21246; Fungi - 1128; Plants - 63748; Viruses - 31; Other Eukaryotes - 7280 (source: NCBI BLink).) — encoded protein: MQNHILSLFIPIFSLTFLISKSILSFKAVFIMSELLFSLNFLLLLLLSCVSPSSFFTFNNPVVGLGACGPHQIQAFTQFKNEFDTRACNHSDPWNGVWCDDSTGAVTMLQLRACLSGTLKPNSSLFQFHHLRSLLLPHNNFTSSSISSKFGMLNNLEVLSLSSSGFLAQVPFSFSNLSMLSALVLSNNDLTGSLSFARNLRKLRVLDVSYNHFSGILNPNSSLFELHHIIYLNLRYNNFTSSSLPYEFGNLNKLEVLDVSSNSFFGQVPPTISNLTQLTELYLPLNHFTGSLPLVQNLTKLSILHLFGNHFSGTIPSSLFTMPFLSYLSLKGNNLNGSIEVPNSSSSSRLESLHLGENHFEGKILEPISKLINLKELDLSFLNTSYPIDLSLFSSLKSLLLLDLSGDWISKASLTLDSYIPSTLEVLRLEHCDISDFPNVFKTLHNLEYIALSNNRISGKFPEWLWSLPRLSSVFITDNLLTGFEGSSEVLVNSSVQILSLDTNSLEGALPHLPLSINYFSAIDNRFGGDIPLSICNRSSLDVLDLSYNNFTGPIPPCLSNLLYLKLRKNNLEGSIPDKYYEDTPLRSLDVGYNRLTGKLPRSLINCSALQFLSVDHNGIKDTFPFSLKALPKLQVLLLSSNKFYGPLSPPNEGPLGFPELRILEIAGNKLTGSFLSSDFFVNWKASSHTMNEDLGLYMVYGKVIFGNYHLTYYETIDLRYKGLSMEQRNVLTSSATIDFSGNRLEGEIPESIGLLKALIALNLSNNAFTGHIPLSFANLKKMESLDLSSNQLSGTIPNGLRTLSFLAYVNVSHNQLIGEIPQGTQITGQPKSSFEGNAGLCGFPLQESCFGTNTPPAQHPKEQEEEEEDEQVLNWKAVAIGYGIGVLLGLAIAQLISLYKPKWLASLVIKSRNC